From one Lycium ferocissimum isolate CSIRO_LF1 chromosome 5, AGI_CSIRO_Lferr_CH_V1, whole genome shotgun sequence genomic stretch:
- the LOC132056858 gene encoding pentatricopeptide repeat-containing protein At1g62670, mitochondrial-like — protein sequence MPCSVLSPTQQHLLFSVQNITLNNPFPYKSRTKIHFPQIKTQTLTQKNCSFFLDKDIIKKNGGFQSISDFNHLLISLVLADEFELALKLSSSSYAALTPNEYTYSIWVTLYCKNNDPETAKSILTHMLKDGFQPKVTTFTTLVNSFCKCGKLKQAYEVFEVMGKIGCEPTIHTYNCLLKGLCFLGRVEEAYELLLNIKKSKKKPDLYTYTAVMDGFCKVGRSNEAFELLDEALEMGLTPNVVTYNTLFNGYFKEGRPLDGIVLLSKMKEKNCAPDYVTYNTLLHGLLKWGEIGDALSIYKEMLNLELEVDARMMNSLLRLLCRRSRKNKELLEDVYEVFMKMRSRRLVVDPVGYELVVEAFCSGNKLDKALENLYEIVRIGYSPKAFTFSNVIRVLCLEGKIDKALLVFVLMVKDGKSPSKVPFNLLINELNQQGMLLNARYLYGLALKCGVVVPRNKPAVYLAGDKVFNSGNV from the exons ATGCCTTGTTCAGTTCTCTCCCCTACCCAACAACACTTGCTTTTCTCTGTTCAAAACATTACACTTAACAATCCATTCCCATATAAGAGTAGAACCAAGATTCACTTTCCTCAAATAAAAACTCAgactttaacccaaaaaaactGCAGTTTTTTTCTTGATAAGGATATTATCAAGAAAAATGGTGGGTTTCAATCCATATCTGATTTCAATCATCTACTTATATCTTTGGTTTTAGCAGATGAGTTTGAGCTAGCCTTAAAACTAAGCTCATCTTCTTATGCAGCATTGACACCAAATGAATACACATACTCAATTTGGGTCACTTTATACTGCAAAAATAATGACCCTGAAACAGCCAAATCCATTTTAACACACATGTTAAAAGATGGGTTTCAACCCAAAGTTACCACTTTTACAACTCTGGTTAATTCTTTTTGTAAATGTGGGAAATTAAAACAAGCTTATGAGGTTTTTGAAGTTATGGGTAAAATTGGATGTGAACCCACAATTCATACTTACAATTGTTTGCTTAAAGGTCTTTGCTTTCTTGGTAGAGTAGAAGAAGCATATGAATTGCTTTTGAATATCAAGAAATCTAAGAAAAAACCTGATCTTTATACTTATACTGCTGTTATGGATGGTTTTTGTAAGGTTGGTAGGTCTAATGAGGCATTTGAATTGCTTGATGAAGCTTTAGAAATGGGATTGACACCTAATGTGGTTACTTATAATACTCTGTTTAATGGGTATTTTAAAGAAGGTAGACCTTTAGATGGGATTGTTTTGTTGagtaaaatgaaagaaaaaaattgtgcGCCTGATTATGTTACTTATAACACATTGTTGCATGGATTGTTGAAATGGGGTGAAATTGGTGACGCTTTATCAATTTATAAAGAGATGTTAAATCTTGAACTTGAGGTCGATGCGAGGATGATGAATTCCTTGTTGAGGTTGTTATGCAGGCGATCGAGGAAAAATAAAGAGTTATTAGAAGATGTATATGAAGTGTTTATGAAAATGCGGAGTCGTAGACTAGTTGTGGATCCTGTTGGTTATGAGTTGGTTGTTGAAGCGTTTTGTAGTGGTAATAAGTTGGATAAAGCTCTGGAGAATTTGTATGAGATTGTTAGAATTGGGTATTCTCCTAAGGCTTTTACGTTCTCTAATGTTATTCGTGTACTTTGCTTGGAGGGTAAAATTGACAAGGCATTATTAGTGTTTGTTCTTATGGTGAAAGATGGAAAATCTCCTAGTAAAGTTCCATTTAACTTGTTGATCAATGAGCTGAATCAACAAGGAATGCTATTGAATGCTCGTTACTTGTATGGTTTAGCATTGAAATGTGGGGTGGTGGTGCCAAGAAATAAACCTGCGGTATACTTGGCTGGGGACAAG GTCTTCAACTCGGGGAATGTATAG
- the LOC132056857 gene encoding probable serine/threonine-protein kinase PBL11 gives MGCFTVLKSRKKKSEQSIHIKRVNPQDHSPTALPEPQVQTRSLQSAPPSFRTRVKPVQSNNNRVTSSRTRALSAPSSLDAAEQDALASNEYEEQDDLRSRVGSIKEYQSPSPQPLPLPSPQSAAATLRTMGSFKVGNASGPLNASGPLPLPPTLPPTLPCTGALRNFSFEEVASACHRFSPERCMSEGLSSVIYRASFGDDANGTKKLEATVTRLHPSSQGLKEFVTEVNTLASLQHPSLCKLIGFHAREGSEHRMLVYERLFHGSLDRLLFGRSDGPPIDWNARTKIALCAAQGLTFLHEEGPFQAMFHEFSTANIQIDKDFSAKLSGYGCITHIQETDISCTSVALGNLSEETLERGLVTPKSNVWSFGIVLLELLTGRKNLDSRHPKEERNLVKWSRPFLADDCRLSLIMDPQLTGRFPAKAARTVADIAQRCLQKDPSERPTMRTVVEQLKTVQVMKYPSWFPLQEPGQAVGVKHMSKSPSLNGIITPAQRLSFSPSPPTQPLSISPTRTAAPLWSLPSCSSTLSMEDFDRLESQRPSSSSVRRSSVEGF, from the exons TTTAAAAAGTAGGAAGAAGAAATCCGAACAGAGTATCCACATCAAACGTGTGAATCCTCAGGATCATTCTCCTACTGCATTGCCAGAGCCCCAAGTGCAGACACGGTCGTTGCAGTCAGCACCTCCAAGTTTTAGAACCAGAGTAAAACCTGTGCAGTCGAATAATAACAGAGTTACAAGCAGTAGGACACGGGCACTCTCTGCCCCATCAAGTTTGGACGCAGCAGAACAAGATGCTCTAGCATCGAATGAATACGAGGAACAGGACGATTTAAGGAGTCGTGTTGGTTCAATCAAGGAATACCAGTCACCAAGTCCTCAGCCTCTTCCTCTTCCATCTCCACAGAGTGCTGCTGCCACTCTCAGGACTATGGGAAGCTTTAAAGTTGGGAATGCCAGCGGTCCTTTGAATGCCTCTGGACCATTGCCGTTGCCTCCTACGCTGCCTCCAACATTGCCTTGTACTGGAGCACTGAGGAACTTCTCATTTGAAGAAGTTGCTTCGGCCTGCCACCGGTTCTCTCCTGAACGATGTATGTCAGAAGGTCTCTCTTCTGTTATCTACAGAGCTTCTTTTGGAGATGATGCCAATGGTACAAAGAAGCTTGAAGCTACTGTGACCCGCCTTCATCCTTCTTCACAG GGGTTGAAGGAATTTGTAACTGAGGTGAACACACTAGCTTCTTTGCAACATCCATCACTTTGTAAACTGATTGGTTTTCACGCACGTGAAGGTTCCGAACACAGAATGTTGGTTTATGAAAGGCTTTTCCATGGAAGTTTAGACAGGCTTTTGTTTGGGAGGTCAGATGGCCCCCCTATAGACTGGAATGCTCGAACGAAAATTGCTTTATGTGCTGCTCAAGGTCTCACATTCCTGCATGAGGAAGGACCGTTTCAG GCAATGTTCCATGAATTTTCTACTGCAAATATACAAATTGATAAGGATTTTAGTGCAAAGCTCTCTGGATATGGATGCATTACACATATACAAGAGACAGACATATCATGCACTTCAGTC GCCCTGGGAAATCTCTCAGAGGAGACTCTGGAGCGAGGATTGGTAACTCCGAAGAGCAATGTTTGGAGCTTTGGGATTGTTCTTCTTGAGCTGTTGACTGGGCGGAAGAATTTAGACAGTCGGCATCCAAAGGAAGAGAGGAATTTAGTGAAGTGGAGCAGGCCTTTCCTAGCTGATGACTGTAGATTATCGCTAATCATGGACCCTCAGTTAACAGGTCGGTTCCCTGCCAAAGCAGCAAGGACAGTGGCTGATATTGCTCAAAGATGTCTGCAAAAAGATCCATCTGAAAGGCCCACCATGAGAACTGTAGTGGAACAACTCAAGACTGTACAAGTGATGAAGTACCCTTCTTGGTTTCCTCTTCAAGAGCCAGGCCAGGCAGTTGGTGTAAAACACATGTCAAAGTCTCCGAGCCTAAACGGAATCATTACACCAGCGCAAAGATTGAGCTTCTCCCCTTCACCACCAACCCAACCTCTTTCTATTTCTCCCACAAGGACAGCTGCTCCCCTCTGGTCTCTACCTTCATGTTCGTCCACCCTCTCCATGGAGGACTTTGATCGATTGGAAAGCCAGCGGCCATCATCTTCATCTGTTCGGAGGTCTAGTGTGGAAGGATTTTGA